The Nostoc sp. 'Peltigera membranacea cyanobiont' N6 genome contains the following window.
GACAACGTTGGACTACAACTGGATATTCTCTCTCGCCAAAATCGGTAGCTGAAATTCCTGCTGGAACTAGACTAGTTTTACCCTCACCTAATGGTTCTTTTCTAACCTTACATACAGGGAATACACCAACTTTGGCTGGTTGCTTGCGAAATTGCCAAGCTGTAGCGGAGTTTGCTCAAAAGTATGGCGATCAAATCGCTGTGATTCCTGCTGGTGAGAGGTGGAAAGAAGATGGTAGCCTACGTCCTGCATTTGAAGATTTAATTGGTGCTGGAGCAATTCTCAGTTATTTACATGGCAGTTTATCACCAGAGGCAGAAGTTGCTGTGGCAACATTTCAAGCTTTCCAGCAGGATTTACTGGGCTATTTGAAAAAATGTAGTTCGGGTAAAGAGTTGATTGAAAGAGGTTTTGAGTCAGATGTTGAAATGTCCGCAGTTTACAACGTTAGTGATTGCGTACCTTGGTTTACTGATAATGCCTATGTAAATTCTGCTTACAAAGTTAATTAAGCATGTGCCATATTTAAATGCCTTTGCCTTGCCAAGTTACCTTTGTGTTTTTCCCAGGTAATGGTTGTATCGATAATCTCGTCTAAGTCATCGTGCTTTGGTTCCCAACCTAAAACTCTACGGATTTTATCAGCACAAGCTGCAACACAGGCAGGATCGCCCGGACGACGTGGGGCGGCAATAACAGGAAAATCTACACCGGAAATAGACTTGACTCTTTCAATAACTTGCCGCACACTGTAGCCTTGACCGTAACCGCAGTTGAAAATTTGGCTTTCCCCTCTTTTTTCTAAGTAATCCAAAGCATCTAAGTGAGCAGTTGCTAAATCCTCGACGTGGATATAGTCTCGGATTGCAGTTCCATCGGGCGTAGGAAAATCAGTACCAAAAATTCGTACTTCTGGCTTG
Protein-coding sequences here:
- a CDS encoding 2-phosphosulfolactate phosphatase, with the translated sequence MILIVWSFAIAPMIYNQSEFNLRCEWGAQGVAQLAPISDVVVIVDVLSFSTCVEIATNNGAIIFPYVYKDESAIDYAKSVQAELASQRQRWTTTGYSLSPKSVAEIPAGTRLVLPSPNGSFLTLHTGNTPTLAGCLRNCQAVAEFAQKYGDQIAVIPAGERWKEDGSLRPAFEDLIGAGAILSYLHGSLSPEAEVAVATFQAFQQDLLGYLKKCSSGKELIERGFESDVEMSAVYNVSDCVPWFTDNAYVNSAYKVN